A region from the Silene latifolia isolate original U9 population chromosome 7, ASM4854445v1, whole genome shotgun sequence genome encodes:
- the LOC141591985 gene encoding uncharacterized protein LOC141591985 — protein MWNSGDKTNSTHNPFAVNTTGNASMSGFGNPNNSAPNPFAVNTTGNASMSGLGNPNNSAPNPFALNTTSNASTTVFGNMTNSTHNPFAVNTSSNASMSVSGIPNNSSSNPFANNTNGNASLSTFGNMTNATHNPFAVNTTGNASVSVFGNPSNPAPNPFGVNANGNTSMSTLGNPSNPTPNPFALNTNGNSTFRNPSNPPPNPFAVKPPENSPMPIYGNTNNSTCNPFAGNTFSNTTSPSFPFRGITFDGTSTGQFGAQPSVLTSPLTFGVPAAPAETSGTPAAFTNHMRNNAFGWGPGGSAPSSFSQSSGLKFGPSSNSLFGTKGLMTSTSAGTNISVSNAGSFSLGSTKPCSNPQFSFGLNKGSKIKPYAATKNPEDSKEQFLSISSMPVYQSKCHEELRWEDYELKSGGTPTTVSTGSFPCPVSQFPISNITPTALNPFSPSPIPSLNFTPSNPTTAASLSNSAPSSTTTPVFTLPLSPFQTPSFPKQDPSSNSTPSTNITSVFNQPPSSVLNTSFTSLTPLSNSNPWPFTQLSTLNSIPANPLNLIPPSTSTSSFTKPTDSGNSVPNTSFPTPNPSFNFTAPSLIQPSTSNPWALTQPSTLTETGKSQINPAPSTDKAVDCIIAVKDPFGPQSASSHSLIDHRICSPLIQNGISGMPVIDKPATTRISSLVTSRHIPQRPLTVRARKYNPKRDGPKVPFFDHIDETPGTQKESTFIIPRENPRSVFEATPKQSGVSCAKADVTDASTSLHDLRLKSKTDEASSSTPCKLECQKLVNQKLQQANPSASVPKLQRTDYYTQPSIQELLSAESNDPGFCSHVQDFVVGRHGYGEVKFKGETDVRGLDLDALVSFNKREVIVYEDEHEKPEIGEGLNKQAEVTLLNVKCSDKTGKEYKSGKMVDKFLEKLKKVAEDQGAEFVSYDAVNGVWKFQVQHF, from the exons ATGTGGAATTCCGGGGATAAGACCAACTCGACTCATAATCCATTTGCTGTTAATACTACTGGCAATGCATCAATGTCGGGCTTTGGGAATCCAAATAACTCGGCTCCCAATCCTTTTGCTGTTAATACGACTGGCAATGCATCAATGTCGGGCCTTGGGAATCCAAATAACTCGGCTCCCAATCCTTTTGCTTTAAATACGACTAGCAATGCATCAACGACAGTTTTTGGAAATATGACCAATTCGACTCATAATCCATTTGCTGTTAATACGTCTAGCAATGCATCAATGTCGGTTTCTGGGATTCCAAACAACTCGAGTTCTAATCCTTTTGCCAATAATACAAATGGCAATGCATCATTGTCAACCTTTGGAAATATGACTAATGCGACTCATAATCCATTTGCTGTTAATACGACTGGCAATGCTTCAGTGTCAGTCTTTGGGAATCCAAGCAACCCAGCTCCTAATCCTTTTGGTGTTAATGCAAATGGCAACACATCAATGTCGACCCTTGGAAACCCAAGCAACCCTACTCCCAATCCTTTCGCATTAAACACAAATGGCAATTCGACCTTTAGGAATCCAAGCAACCCACCTCCTAATCCTTTTGCTGTTAAACCACCTGAGAATTCGCCTATGCCAATCTATGGGAATACAAACAACTCAACTTGTAATCCTTTTGCCGGTAACACATTTAGCAACACAACTTCCCCAAGTTTTCCATTTCGGGGAATCACTTTTGATGGAACTTCAACTGGACAATTTGGAGCACAGCCATCAGTTCTAACATCTCCTTTGACCTTCG GAGTTCCAGCTGCCCCCGCAGAAACTTCTGGTACACCTGCAGCATTCACCAACCATATGCGTAACAATGCCTTTGGTTGGGGGCCTGGTGGAAGTGCACCTTCGTCTTTTTCACAGTCGTCAGGATTAAAGTTTGGGCCGTCTTCAAATTCTCTCTTTGGTACTAAAGGGCTTATGACATCAACATCTGCTG GTACAAACATATCTGTTTCAAATGCTGGATCATTTAGTCTTGGTTCTACGAAACCTTGCAGTAATCCGCAATTTTCATTTG GTCTGAATAAAGGAAGTAAGATCAAACCGTATGCAGCCACCAAGAATCCAGAGGATAGCAAAGAACAATTCCTTTCAATCTCTAGTATGCCCGTTTATCAAAGTAAATGTCATGAAGAATTGAGATGGGAGGATTATGAGCTTAAATCAGGAG GCACTCCTACTACTGTTTCGACAGGGTCATTTCCCTGTCCGGTTTCTCAGTTTCCGATATCAAACATAACTCCTACTGCTTTGAACCCTTTCTCCCCAAGTCCAATTCCGTCATTGAATTTCACTCCATCTAATCCTACTACTGCAGCTTCACTGTCAAATTCTGCCCCATCTAGCACCACAACACCAGTATTCACTCTCCCTTTATCGCCTTTTCAAACCCCTTCCTTTCCCAAACAAGATCCATCATCAAACTCAACTCCATCTACCAACATAACATCGGTGTTCAATCAACCCCCATCTTCTGTTCTGAATACTTCCTTTACTAGTCTAACCCCATTATCAAATTCAAATCCATGGCCGTTCACTCAGCTATCAACACTCAACTCCATCCCGGCTAACCCTCTTAATCTAATTCCGCCCTCAACGTCAACTTCTAGCTTCACTAAACCCACCGACAGTGGAAATTCTGTTCCCAATACTTCCTTTCCTACTCCAAACCCATCATTCAATTTTACAGCACCATCACTCATCCAACCCTCAACTTCAAATCCATGGGCGTTAACTCAGCCATCAACACTCACTGAAACTGGAAAGAGCCAAATAAAT CCAGCACCATCGACTGACAAGGCGGTTGACTGCATTATAGCTGTTAAAGATCCTTTCGGGCCTCAATCTGCATCCTCTCACTCTTTGATAGACCATCGCATCTGCTCTCCACTGATTCAAAATGGAATATCTGGCATGCCT GTGATTGATAAACCAGCAACAACCAGAATTTCATCTCTCGTTACCTCAAGACATATCCCTCAACGACCATTGACAGTGCGTGCCAGGAAATACAATCCCAAACGTGATGGGCCGAAG GTCCCGTTCTTTGATCACATTGATGAAACACCAGGCACTCAAAAGGAGTCTACTTTTATTATTCCAAGGGAGAATCCCAGGTCGGTGTTTGAGGCTACCCCTAAGCAGTCCGGTGTCAGCTGTGCCAAAGCCGACGTCACTGATGCATCTACTTCGCTACATGATCTTAGACTCAAATCTAAGACAGACGAAGCTAGCAGTTCCACGCCCTGCAAGTTGGAGTGTCAAAAATTAGTTAACCAGAAACTTCAACAGGCCAATCCATCAGCATCAGTGCCAAAGCTCCAACGAACTGATTATTACACACAGCCATCAATCCAGGAACTACTATCAGCTGAAAGCAACGACCCAGGTTTTTGCAGTCATGTACAGGATTTTGTGGTGGGCCGACATGGGTATGGAGAGGTTAAGTTCAAAGGGGAGACAGATGTACGTGGGCTGGACCTTGATGCTCTTGTATCCTTCAATAAGCGGGAGGTCATCGTCTACGAGGACGAGCATGAGAAGCCTGAGATTGGAGAAGGCCTTAACAAGCAGGCCGAGGTTACTCTCCTGAACGTAAAATGCAGTGACAAGACAGGAAAAGAATATAAGAGTGGGAAGATGGTTGATAAGTTTTTAGAGAAGCTGAAGAAAGTGGCTGAAGACCAAGGAGCTGAGTTTGTGTCCTATGATGCTGTTAATGGGGTGTGGAAGTTTCAGGTTCAGCATTTCTAG
- the LOC141591987 gene encoding vacuolar protein sorting-associated protein 2 homolog 3-like, with protein MNIFKKTPTAKEALRESKREMTNATRGIEKEISSLQVEEKRLVAEIKKTAKTGNEAATKILARQLIRLRKQITNLQGSRAQMRGISTHTQAIHAQSSVASGLKGATTAMATMNKTMAPAKQMEILKKFQRESAQMDMATEMMSDAIDDALDNDEAEEETDDLTNQVLDEIGVDVASQLSTAPKGKIAGKKTEEASTSGIDDLEERLAALRGT; from the exons ATGAACATCTTCAAGAAAACCCCAACTGCCAAAG AGGCTCTTCGGGAGAGTAAGAGAGAAATGACCAATGCTACAAGAG GTATTGAGAAAGAAATTTCATCACTGCAAGTAGAA GAAAAGAGGTTGGTTGCTGAAATAAAAAAGACTGCAAAAACAGGCAATGAG GCAGCAACTAAGATTCTTGCCCGTCAACTAATAAGACTTAGAAAACAAATTACTAATTTGCAAGGCAGCCGAGCTCAAATGAGAGGTATATCGACCCATACACAG GCTATCCATGCTCAATCTTCTGTTGCCTCTGGATTGAAGGGTGCCACAACAGCAATGGCTACAATGAATAAG ACAATGGCACCGGCAAAGCAAATGGAAATATTGAAAAAGTTTCAGAGAGAGTCTGCACAAATGGACATGGCA ACTGAAATGATGTCTGATGCGATTGATGATGCTTTGGACAATGATGAGGCCGAAGAGGAAACAGACGATTTGACGAATCAG GTGCTTGATGAAATTGGAGTTGATGTCGCTTCACAG TTGTCTACCGCTCCAAAGGGAAAAATTGCTGGAAAGAAAACCGAGGAAGCGAGCAC ATCGGGCATTGATGACCTTGAAGAGAGATTAGCAGCACTTCGGGGTACATAA